The genomic segment CCCGCGGTCGCGGCGGTCCTCTGGCTCTTCATCTTTCATCCGAGCATCGGCCATCTCGGCCAGGGCTTGCGCGCCTTGGGTGTGCCCTGGGACTACCGCTTGAACGGTAACCAGGCCTTCATCCTGGTGATAGTGGTGTCCGCCTGGAAGCAGGTGAGCTACAACTTCATCTTCTTTCTGGCGGGCCTGCAGTCGGTTCCCAAGACCATCCTCGAGGCTGCCGCCATCGACGGGGCCGGCGGTGGGCGGCGCTTCGCGTCGATCGTCTTTCCGCTGTTGTCGCCGACGACCTTCTTTCTCTTGGTGGTCAACCTCATCTACTCGTTCTTCGACACCTTCGGGGTGATCCACGCGCTCACCCAGGGTGGGCCCGGCCGGGCCACCACCACCTTGATGTACAAGGTCTACCGCGACGGCGTCATCAACTTGGACCTGGGCGGAAGCTCGGCGCAATCGGTGATCCTGATGCTTGCCGTCATCCTCCTCACCGTCGTGCAGTTCCGTTACATCGAGCGCCAGGTGCACTACTGATGGCAGGTGTTTCATGGTAGGGTCCCGCAATAACTTTTTCCCGCACCTCGTCCTCATCGTCGGGGTCATCCTCTTTGCCTTTCCCATCTACCTGGCGGTGATCGGCTCGACCCACGACGTAGGCACCATCGCCCGCGGCCAGATGCCACTCGTGCCCGGACCGCACGCCGTGGAGAACTACGGGCAGGCCCTCGAGTCGGGCCAGGGCGCGCGGGTGCGCGGCACCCCGGCCATCACCATGATGCGCAACAGTCTGATCATGGCACTCGTCATCACCCTGGGCAAAATTTCCATCTCGCTCTTGTCGGCCTACGCCGTGGTCTTTTTCGAGTTTCCCGGCAGAATGTTCTTCTTCTGGATGATCTTCATCACCCTGATGCTGCCCGTCGAGGTGCGCATCATTCCCACCTACGCGGTGGTGGCCGACTTCGGCATGGTCGATACCTTTGCCGGCCTGACCATTCCGCTGATCGCCTCGGCGACCGCCACCTTGCTCTTCAGGCAGTTCTTCCTGACCATTCCCGACGAACTGGTCGACGCCGCGCAGATAGACGGCGCCGGGCCGATGCGCTTTTTCTGGAGCGTGCTCCTACCGCTGTCACGCACCAACGTCGCCGCGCTCTTCGTCATCTTGTTCATCTACGGCTGGAACCAGTACCTGTGGCCGCTGCTCATCACCACCTCCCGCGGCATGGAGACGATCGTCATCGGCATCGTCAAGATGATCGGCACCGGCGAGGCGCAGACCGACTGGCACATTATCATGGCCACCGCCGTCTTGGCACTGCTGCCGCCCGTCGTCATCGTCATCTTCATGCAGCGCTGGTTCGTGAAAGGCCTGGTCGATCCTGAAAAATAATCGGGCGCTCCTGCCGGCGCAAGTGGTATCGCAACCGGCTTCACAGTCCGCGGAGGCAAGGTCGCCGTAGCAACGCTCGCTGGCAAAGCAGTCCGCCTGGACCGTCGAGCAAGCCTCCGAAGCGGTCCTCGAGCCTGGCGGAAGCTAGTAGTCGCTCCGGCGCGGCCGCCGCCGGCCCCAGTGGCCGCGCCGGCTGAACACCTGGAAAGTGGCGGCGAAGCGCTCGATGACCAAGAGCTGGCGGTAACCGAAGAGCTCGAGCAGAATCGCGCCGAAGAGCGCCAGCCGGTCGCCCAGCCGAGGATAGCGGCCGAACAGCAGCGTCTCCACGCCGACCGCGAGCTGCGACAAGATCATGCCGCAAAAGACCGTCAGGAACAAGAAGATGAGCGCGAACTCAGGGAACATAAACCCAAGCAGCAGGCTCAGGATGATGAGCACGTAGCCGACGCCCTCGACCA from the Deinococcota bacterium genome contains:
- the ugpA gene encoding sn-glycerol-3-phosphate ABC transporter permease UgpA gives rise to the protein MRRRAIYRNKVLPYLLLAPQIVVTLIFFFWPAAQAIYYSVLIQDPFGLRTQFVWLENFQVILSDPRYLESVRITLIFSATVTFLAMAPALLFAAMADRVIRGSGAYRTLFIWPYAIAPAVAAVLWLFIFHPSIGHLGQGLRALGVPWDYRLNGNQAFILVIVVSAWKQVSYNFIFFLAGLQSVPKTILEAAAIDGAGGGRRFASIVFPLLSPTTFFLLVVNLIYSFFDTFGVIHALTQGGPGRATTTLMYKVYRDGVINLDLGGSSAQSVILMLAVILLTVVQFRYIERQVHY
- the ugpE gene encoding sn-glycerol-3-phosphate ABC transporter permease UgpE; its protein translation is MVGSRNNFFPHLVLIVGVILFAFPIYLAVIGSTHDVGTIARGQMPLVPGPHAVENYGQALESGQGARVRGTPAITMMRNSLIMALVITLGKISISLLSAYAVVFFEFPGRMFFFWMIFITLMLPVEVRIIPTYAVVADFGMVDTFAGLTIPLIASATATLLFRQFFLTIPDELVDAAQIDGAGPMRFFWSVLLPLSRTNVAALFVILFIYGWNQYLWPLLITTSRGMETIVIGIVKMIGTGEAQTDWHIIMATAVLALLPPVVIVIFMQRWFVKGLVDPEK